A single region of the Eulemur rufifrons isolate Redbay chromosome 8, OSU_ERuf_1, whole genome shotgun sequence genome encodes:
- the C1QC gene encoding complement C1q subcomponent subunit C → MGPSCRPLLGLNLLLLLLALPLGGQAGTDCYGIPGMPGLPGAPGKDGHDGLPGPKGEPGIPAIPGTRGPKGQKGEPGTPGYPGKNGPMGPPGLPGVPGRMGPPGEPGEEGRYKQKHQSVFTVTRQTAQYPEPNGLVKFNAVVTNPQGDYDTSTGKFTCKVPGLYYFVYHTSQTANLCVHLYHNNVKVTAFCDHMSNTKQVSSGGVLLRLQVGEQVWLAVNDYNGIVGTEGSDSVFSGFLLFPD, encoded by the exons ATGGGGCCCAGCTGCCGGCCCCTCCTTGGACTGaacctgctgctgctcctgctggcGCTGCCCCTCGGGGGCCAGGCCGGCACAGACTGCTACGGGATCCCAGGAATGCCGGGCCTGCCCGGGGCCCCCGGGAAGGACGGGCACGACGGACTGCCGGGGCCCAAGGGAGAACCGG GAATCCCAGCCATTCCCGGGACACGAGGACCCAAGGGGCAGAAGGGAGAACCCGGCACACCTGGCTATCCTGGGAAAAACGGCCCCATGGGCCCCCCTGGGCTGCCGGGGGTTCCCGGCCGCATGGGgccccccggggagcccggcgagGAGGGCAGATACAAGCAGAAGCACCAGTCGGTGTTCACCGTCACTCGGCAGACAGCCCAGTACCCAGAGCCCAACGGCCTGGTGAAGTTCAACGCGGTCGTCACCAACCCGCAGGGGGATTACGACACAAGCACTGGCAAGTTCACCTGCAAAGTCCCCGGCCTCTACTACTTTGTCTACCACACCTCGCAGACGGCCAACCTGTGCGTGCACCTGTACCACAACAATGTCAAGGTGACCGCTTTCTGCGACCACATGTCCAACACCAAGCAGGTCAGCTCGGGCGGCGTGCTGCTGCGGCTGCAGGTGGGCGAGCAGGTGTGGCTGGCCGTCAATGACTACAACGGCATCGTGGGCACCGAGGGCTCCGACAGCGTCTTCTCCGGCTTCCTGCTCTTCCCCGACTAG